From Triticum aestivum cultivar Chinese Spring chromosome 4A, IWGSC CS RefSeq v2.1, whole genome shotgun sequence, a single genomic window includes:
- the LOC123082082 gene encoding translation initiation factor IF-2, translating to MDLLIKHPPVPSSLPRAAAKPSLPPLRRRRWPPRRRRRPRRSTASSKSCSASTASEHLRDPQGLRRGVPATGPGPGPGGPRPLRGFARPAPEPVDQPEPKRRLLSAVVKVDGPGTNGDDAAAEGREDGPNAAQGGERREASNGGFRRDGSQWVSRRELDNQLPEPLPRPAPKEEDQSLVRRNKRMLGKLLVGTLEVNVPKTKKTYCKNKECKKHTLHKVT from the exons ATGGACCTCCTCATCAAGCATCCGCCCGTCCCATCCTCCCTCCCTCGCGCAGCAGCCaaaccctccctccctccccttcgCCGCCGACGATGGCCGCCGCGGCGAAGAAGACGGCCGAGGAGATCCACCGCGAGCTCCAAGAGCTGCAGCGCCAGCACCGCGAG CGAGCACCTACGTGACCCCCAAGGCCTCCGACGCGGCGTCCCCGCCACCGGCCCCGGCCCCGGCCCCGGAGGCCCCCGCCCGCTCCGCGGCTTTGCCAGACCC GCCCCGGAGCCGGTGGACCAGCCCGAGCCCAAGCGCCGGCTTCTTTCTGCCGTGGTTAAA GTGGATGGCCCTGGAACTAATGGGGATgatgcggcggcggaggggcgTGAGGATGGACCAAATGCTGCTCAAGGTGGTGAGAGGAGGGAAGCCAGTAATGGTGGGTTCAGGAGGGATGGGAGCCAGTGGGTATCCAGGAGG gagcTTGATAATCAGCTGCCAGAGCCTCTCCCGAGGCCGGCTCCCAAGGAAGAGGATCAGAGCTTGGTGAGGAGGAACAAGAGAATGCTGGGGAAGCTTCTTGTTGGCACGCTAGAG GTGAACGttccgaagaccaagaagacctaCTGCAAGAACAAGGAGTGCAAGAAGCACACCCTCCACAAGGTTACCTAG